The Deinococcus ruber region AGCTCCCCCTGCCCCGTTGGGGTAGGGGGCTGGGGGGTGGGGCAATTAAGCAACATCCGAACGCCCCCTAAGCCGAAAACCCCCAATCAACCCAACCGCCAACCCCACTCCAACACCCCTCAGCCGATAATCTCCCCCTCAGCCCCCAGCGCCGGATACCCCTCCCGGTACAGCGGCACCAACTCCGGGTAACTCCACTCGAACGCCAGCTTCTCCAACTCTTCGTCGGAAAGCTGCGGCGCAGCGTACATCCCCGCTGCCAGCCGCTGCCGCTGGGCCTCGAACAGAATCGACGCGGCGGCCACCGACACGTTCAGGCTCTGCACCATGCCCATCATCGGAATAACGATGTTCTGATCGGCAGCTTCGGCGGCGGCGTCCGACACGCCCCATTTTTCCGCGCCCAGCAGCACCACCGTGGGGCGGGTGTAGTCGGGTTCGCGGTAATCCAGGCTGCGCTGCGAAAGGTGGGTCGCCAGCACCTGAAAGCCCTGTGTCTGAAGCTGCTGCACAGCGCTGACCGCATCGTCGTGCGTCTGCACCTGTACCCATTTGTGGGCGCTGCCCGAGGTGGCCTCGAAGGTTGGCAGGGCGCGGGTGCCTGCCTCGAAGCCGCCGCCCTGAAACACTTTGGGCGGCACGGCATGTGCCCGCAGCACGCCCACCGCGTCGCAGGTTCGCAGGATGGCGCTGAAGTTGTGCGGCTTGTTCACCTCGTCCATCAACACGCTCAGGGTGGGTTGGCGCAGAGACAGCACGCGGCGAATCTTGGCGTAACGTTCAGGGGTCATCTAGCCGCGCACCACGTCCAGAATCTTGTCGCCGTACTTCCGCAGCCGCTCCGGCCCCATGCCCTTGACGGCTTTCAGGTCGTCGGCGGTGTAGGGAATGCGCCGCGCCACCTCGGCCAGCGTGGCGTTCGAGGCGATGATAAAGCGGCTGACCGTCTGGCGCTTGGCCTCAGCGTTGCGCCACTCGCGCAGCCGGGCATAGATGGCCTGCTGCTCGTCGGTCAGGTCGCTGGCAGGGTCGGCGGCGTCGGCGGCGGGCAGGTCGGGCGGCAACTGAAGCGGCAGATCCTGGGTAGATTCAGCCGCTTCCATCAGCACTTCCGGTTCGCTGGGCGCGTCATAGATGGTGTTCTGCGACGCGGCCTCCTCGGGCCAGATGTCGGCAGTCGGCTCGGTCTGTGGCGCGTCATGCTCGCTGGCACTCGGGCTGGAAGCGGGGCCGCGCTGGAAGCTCTCCGACATCACGATTTCCGGCTGAATCTGCGGCTGAGCCGGAGCGCCGTTTCTGTCCTGCCGCCGATCACCGCGCCGGGGGCGGCGTCCACGTTCCTGCTGGGGTTGATCGGATTCGCTGTTCTGTGTGGACTGGCTGGGCAGGCTGGGGGCCGTTGCCTGGCTGGGCACGCTCGGCAGGCTGGGCAGGCTGGGCAGGTCGGGCAGCACCGGGGGCGGCGTGAACACGAACTCGCGGTCAGAATAGTCGTCCTGAACGGCGGGCGCTTCGGTGGTGGCGGGCATCGGGGTGAAGTCGGCGTCGGGCGCGGCGTCCACGGCGACTGGCTCGGTGCTGCTGCCTTCCATCAGGACAGAGGCGCGGGCAATCGACTGGCCTTCGTCGGGCAGCGGATGGCTGACGGCCTGAGCAGACGGCGTGTCGAACAGGGCATTCTCGGAGGCGACTGGCTGAGCGCCCAGCGCCACTCCCAGAATCGCCCAGGCATCCTCAGGGTTCTCGATGCCCACGGTGATGAGCGTGCCCGCTGCCACTGCCCGCGCTGCCGACAGATTGCCGCCCAGCGGCGTGACGGTGCTTGGGCCGTCGTGTTCCAGCAGCAGCACGCCGCCCGACACCGGCAGCGCCCGCCCCTGAAAGCGTTCGGTCAGCGCTTCGGCGTTGCGGGTGCGGCGGTTCATTCGCAGCGCCAGCGTGCCGATATCGCGCAGGGCCAGGGCCACCGAGAGGTCGGCGGCGGCGGGTGCGCTGCGCCGGGGAGCCGTGCCCATGCCCGACAGTGCCGAGAGCCGCACGTCGCCGTAGCCGCTCAGGGTGGCGGCGTCGCGGTACACCACGAACTGTGCGCCCTGTCCCGTCCACAGGCCGCCGGGCGACAGGGTGGCGTCTACGATTACCGGCACATCGGCGCGGCGGGCACGCGTCAGGGCGCGTTCGTCAGGCTCCATCAGCCACACGGCCCGCGCTCCCTTCCAGTCGCCGTCGCTGCTGGCAAGCGCCAGACCACGGCTGGCAAACGTTTCACGGTTCACGCTCAGGCGCGGATCGAGGCGAATCAGGCCCGGCCCCAGCACCGACGCGAGCTGCGCGGCCAGCGCGTCCTCGCCGTCGAGCAGCAGTGTCCAGTCGCTGCCTTCCAGCGCACTCAGCAGGTCTTGCAGTCTGGCCTGGGGTTCGCCCGGCTGCGCGTGAGCCCGGGCCAGCAAGGTTTCGAGAGGAGTCGTCATGGTCTACATCATGACAGCAAGCCGCCGAGGAGGTGTCCCCGTGTCTGCCGCACCAGTATGAAATTCTCAACAAATGCTCAAGCCCCCGGAGTGCCTCTGCGAAAGGTAGATCACGTTTTCCAGCGGCTGGGCCGGGATTATGGGGCATGAACGGTCATCTGAGACTGGCGGCCCGGCGGATCAGAAACATGCAGACACAGGCGGTGACCCAGGGGCAGCAGCCTTGAGCGCCTCGTCATGGATGCCGGGCCGCAACAGTGGTGCGTCGTCCCGGTTCTCTTCCGCTGCCCGCGCTGTGCTGCGCCTGCTGTTCGGGCCGCCTGCGAAATGGGCTTTCGGTGTGCGGTACTGGGACGGCACGTATGAAGGGCCTGCCGGGGCCACCACCACCCTGCACCTCAACCGGGCCGGAGCGCTGCGCCGCATGCTGTGGCCGCCCAGCGATCTGAGCGTGGCCGAAAGCTACCTCTTCGGAGACCTCGATATCGAGGGCGATCCGTTGCCGCTGCTGACGCAGGGCGTGGCGGCGGCTCCCCGCCTGCTGAACCCTCTGACACTGCTCCGGCTGTTACCCCGCCTGCTGACGCTGCCCACCGACGACGCGCCCCCACGACCCAGCCGCGCCGCGACCCACGAGGGCGGCGTGCATTCCAAGGAGCGCGACGCCCGGTCTATTCGCTATCACTACGATGTCGGCAACGACTTTTACGCCCTGTTTCTCGATCAGCGCATGGTATACAGCTGCGCGTACTTCGCCACCGGTCAGGAAACGCTGGAGGAGGCGCAGCGTCTCAAGCTCGACAGACTGTGCCGCAAGCTGCGTCTGAAGCCGGGTGAACATCTGCTCGATATCGGCAGCGGCTGGGGCGCACTGTCGATTCATGCCGCGCAGCACTACGGCGTGCGCGTCACGGGCATCACGCTTAGCCCGGCACAGGCAGAACTGGCCCGCGCCCGCGCTCAGGCAGCAGGCGTGGCCAACCGCGTGACCTTCGAGCTGCGCGATTACCGCGACCTGCCGCCCGTTCCCACCTTCGACAAGATCGTTTCGGTGGGGATGGTCGAGCATGTCGGCAGCGGCAAACTGCCTGCGTATTTCCAGCAGGCATACCGTCTGCTGCGCCCCGGAGGACTGTTTCTGAACCACGGCATCGTCACGGCCATGACGCCGGGATTTGTCCGCTGGGGCTTCGGGCTGATCGAACGCTATCTGAACACCCACTCGTTTATTCAGGAATACGTCTTTCCCGACGGCGAACTGCGGCGCATCGGAGAACTGACCACCCGCGCCGAGGCGGCAGGCTTCGAGCTGCGCGACGTCGAGAATATGCGCGAACACTACGCCCTGACGCTGCTCGAATGGATTCGGCGGCTGGAGATCAATCACGATCAGGTCGTGCGCCTCACCGATGAGGTGACCTACCGTATCTGGCGGCTATATATGGCGGGAAGCGCCGATTCGTTTCGTGCCGGGCGCATCGGCGTGGTGCAGTCGCTGTATGCCAAACCCACCGCGTCGGGAAAGGCTGGGCTGCCGCTTACCCGCGTGGACGTGGAGGAGGGAACGCCCTGGGCTGCCGACTGATGGGCGCTATTTGCCGAAACGCCGTTTGCGGCCCTGAAAGTCGCGCAGCGCCCGCAGAAAGTCTACCCAGCGAAAGCTCGGCCAGTTCACGTCTGCAAAATAGAATTCTGAATACACGCTCTGCCACAGCATGAAGCCCGAGAGACGAATCTCGCCGCTGGTGCGGATGATGAAATCGACTTCGGGCGTGTCGGCGGTATAGGTGTGGGCGCTGATGTCGTCGGGGCCGAGCTGCTGGGCCGCTGCCTCCAGCGTGTGCCCCGCCGCCGCCTGTTTGCCCAGATACTCTTTCACCGCGTCCACGATTTCTTCGCGCCCGCCGTATCCCACCGCAATATTCAGCATCATGCCGTCGTAGTGGGCCGTGACCTGCTCCAGATCCTGAAGGGCGCTGAGTACCTGCGGCGGAAACTGCGAGTGCTGCCCGATGGCCCGCACTTTGACCCGGTTGCCGTGGATGCGCGGATCGGTGGCGAGGTTCCGCGCTTCCTGTTCCAGCAGCTTGAGAATATGGGCGATCTCTTCCGGGTCGCGGCTGGTGTTGTCGGTGCTGAGAACCCAGATGGTAACGGCGGGAATGCCCAGTTCCAGGCACCACTGCAAGACCTCGTGCGCCTTCTCTGCGCCGAAGGTATGGCCCATTTCGCGCTGAAGCCCCGAGGCTTTGGCAAAGCGGCGGTTGCCGTCCAGAATCAGGCCCAGGTGCTTGGGCAGCTTGCCGCCTGTGCGTACCTTGCGCCGCAGCCGCCGTTCATACCACCAGTAGACCGGTTTGGTGGCGGTTACTCGCGCCCGGTACAGACTGCGAACAACATTTGCGAGAGCAGAACGCGGGGCCATGTCGGCGTCAGTGTAGCGCCTGTGATGAGCCATACCTTCAGAACATCTCTTCAGAACAGGACAGCTTCCGAATAATGCAGCTTCAGAACAGGGCAGGCTGAACGCGGTCGGCGCTGTCCAGTGCCAGCAGCTTATGGTCCAGCCGGGGCAGCGGGCGCTGCACAACCGGGGTCAGCGGCAGATCGGCTTCGGCGGCATAGACCGTCACGGCGAGCGTGCGGTGCGTCATGCTGTGCTGCGCCGTTCCCAGTCGCCGCCCAGTCGCCGCGCCCAGCCGCGCAGTCAGCCGCAGGAGCGCCGCCGCTTCGTCTTCATCTGGCCCGACTTCCTCCAGCGGCAGCCCCCACAGGCCGCCCAGCAGCGCACCTGTTCGCGGCTCCAGATAGGCCTGCTGCGCCGTGCCGATCAGCAGGGCCACCGCGCTGATCTGGCGCACAGCCGCCCGTTTTTTGGGAGCTGGATACTGCGCCGGGTCGCCACTGGCAAAGGCCGCACACTGCGCCGAAAGCGGGCACTCGGCGCAGCGCGGGTTGGCAGGCGTGCAGATGGTCGCGCCCAGATCCATCAGCGCCTCATTCCACTCACCCGGATGGTCGGAGTCGAGCAGCGCGTCTGCTGTTTCCTGCGCCCAGCGCGGAGTCGGTTCCTCCACCGCGTACAGCCGACTCAGTACCCGGCGAACGTTGCCGTCGAGCACTGCCTGCGCCTCTCCGAAGGCCAGCGAAGCGACTGCCGCCGCCGTATACGGTCCTACGCCTGGCAGCGCCCGCCAGCCTTCGTAGGTGCTGGGAAGCCCGCTCTGCACGATCTGCTGCGCGGCCCGGTGCAGGTTGCGGGCGCGGGCGTAGTAGCCGCAGCCTTCCCAGGCCTTCAGCACGGCTTCCTGCGGGGCCGATGCCAGCGCCTGCACCGTTGGAAAGGCCGTCAGGAAGCGCTCGAAGTACACCCGCCCGCGCACTACCTGCGTCTGCTGAAGCAGCACCTCGCTGACCCACACGCGGTACGGATCGCGCCGCCCCTGCTCGTCGGTTACGCGCCACGGCAGATCGCGGCGCTGCACTGAGAACCAGCCGAGCAGGGCAGCGTGGAGGGCTGGAAGATTCATCCGGGCAGTCTAGAGACGCAGTGGCACGGGCAGTGGGCGCAAAGGCACGAAAGAGGGAAGTGGGAGTAGGAAGAGGGAAGTAGGAACAGTGTTTCTGGCTCCGGGTTCGGTGTGTTGCTTCCTCACCCTTGTGCAGAGGTCGGTAACTTGTCAGAGACGCCTTGCCCACTCCCAAATAATTTCCCTACCGCTCTTTCCCCAGCAGCGCCTGATAGATGCCCAGCAGATCGGCGCTTCTGGCCCGCACGTCATAACTGAGCGCCGAGGCGCGGGCGTGCTGTCGCAGCAGCGGCAGGCGGCCCGGTCGCAGCGCTTCGAGCAGCGCGGCAGCCAGGGCAGCGGGGTCGGCGGTGCTCAGCAGGCCGTTCACGCCGTCCTGAATCAGGTCGAGGGCGGCGGGGCTGTGGGCGGCTACCAGCGGCGCACCCGACGCCAGCGCCTCGATCATCGACATCGGCAGCACCTCGCTCTCGCTGGCCGTCAGAAATACGTCGCTGGCCGCCAGAATCTCGGGCACGCGGGCATACGGAACGCCGCCCGCAAAGATCACGCCCTCGCCTGCACGGGCACTCAGCGCCGCTCGGCTGGGGCCGTCTCCGACCACCAGCAGCCGCAGTTCGGGGCGCAGGGTGCGGGCCGCCTCGAAGGCCAGCAGCAGCGTCTCCAGATTCTTTTCGGGAGCCAGTCGCCCCAGGCTCAGCACCAGCGGGGCCGTATCGGGAATGCCGTATTCGGCCCGGATGCCCTTCCCGGTGGCGGCGGCAAATACTTCCAGATCGACCGGATTGGGCAGCGTCGTGACCTCGCCTGCGTAGCCGTACAGCGCGAGCATCTGTGCCATTGCCCGGCCCGGCACCAGCACCCGGTCGGCCTGCCGCGCAAAGGCTGCCACATGCGCCCGCATCAGCGAGGTTCCGGCGCGGCGCGGCACGCGGGCATAGTGCAGATACTGTTCGTACTGGGTATGCGCCGTAAAGACCAGCGGCACGGGCCGTTTGCGGTACGCCGCGATGCGCCGCGACCACAGGGCGGCCAGTTGCCCCGATAAAAAGGGGTGCATGGTATGGATGATGTCGAGGTCGAACAGCGGCTGACGCGCCACCACCGGGCGGCTGGGCCACAGCAGCAGCGGATAGTCGGGCGGCGCACCCCACGACATGCTGGGCAGGCGGTACACGCCTTCTTCGGGCTGCTGGGCCGGGTGAATCGGGGCAAAAATTCGGACTTCGTGGCCCAGGTCGCGCAGGCCACGAGCAAACAGGGCGCTGCTGGTCGCCACGCCGTTGCGGGAAGGAAGATAGGTTGCCGTCACGAACCCGATACGCACAGTCGGGAAAAGTCTAGCAGTC contains the following coding sequences:
- the trmH gene encoding tRNA (guanosine(18)-2'-O)-methyltransferase TrmH, encoding MTPERYAKIRRVLSLRQPTLSVLMDEVNKPHNFSAILRTCDAVGVLRAHAVPPKVFQGGGFEAGTRALPTFEATSGSAHKWVQVQTHDDAVSAVQQLQTQGFQVLATHLSQRSLDYREPDYTRPTVVLLGAEKWGVSDAAAEAADQNIVIPMMGMVQSLNVSVAAASILFEAQRQRLAAGMYAAPQLSDEELEKLAFEWSYPELVPLYREGYPALGAEGEIIG
- a CDS encoding HRDC domain-containing protein, translating into MTTPLETLLARAHAQPGEPQARLQDLLSALEGSDWTLLLDGEDALAAQLASVLGPGLIRLDPRLSVNRETFASRGLALASSDGDWKGARAVWLMEPDERALTRARRADVPVIVDATLSPGGLWTGQGAQFVVYRDAATLSGYGDVRLSALSGMGTAPRRSAPAAADLSVALALRDIGTLALRMNRRTRNAEALTERFQGRALPVSGGVLLLEHDGPSTVTPLGGNLSAARAVAAGTLITVGIENPEDAWAILGVALGAQPVASENALFDTPSAQAVSHPLPDEGQSIARASVLMEGSSTEPVAVDAAPDADFTPMPATTEAPAVQDDYSDREFVFTPPPVLPDLPSLPSLPSVPSQATAPSLPSQSTQNSESDQPQQERGRRPRRGDRRQDRNGAPAQPQIQPEIVMSESFQRGPASSPSASEHDAPQTEPTADIWPEEAASQNTIYDAPSEPEVLMEAAESTQDLPLQLPPDLPAADAADPASDLTDEQQAIYARLREWRNAEAKRQTVSRFIIASNATLAEVARRIPYTADDLKAVKGMGPERLRKYGDKILDVVRG
- a CDS encoding SAM-dependent methyltransferase, coding for MSASSWMPGRNSGASSRFSSAARAVLRLLFGPPAKWAFGVRYWDGTYEGPAGATTTLHLNRAGALRRMLWPPSDLSVAESYLFGDLDIEGDPLPLLTQGVAAAPRLLNPLTLLRLLPRLLTLPTDDAPPRPSRAATHEGGVHSKERDARSIRYHYDVGNDFYALFLDQRMVYSCAYFATGQETLEEAQRLKLDRLCRKLRLKPGEHLLDIGSGWGALSIHAAQHYGVRVTGITLSPAQAELARARAQAAGVANRVTFELRDYRDLPPVPTFDKIVSVGMVEHVGSGKLPAYFQQAYRLLRPGGLFLNHGIVTAMTPGFVRWGFGLIERYLNTHSFIQEYVFPDGELRRIGELTTRAEAAGFELRDVENMREHYALTLLEWIRRLEINHDQVVRLTDEVTYRIWRLYMAGSADSFRAGRIGVVQSLYAKPTASGKAGLPLTRVDVEEGTPWAAD
- a CDS encoding isoprenyl transferase yields the protein MAPRSALANVVRSLYRARVTATKPVYWWYERRLRRKVRTGGKLPKHLGLILDGNRRFAKASGLQREMGHTFGAEKAHEVLQWCLELGIPAVTIWVLSTDNTSRDPEEIAHILKLLEQEARNLATDPRIHGNRVKVRAIGQHSQFPPQVLSALQDLEQVTAHYDGMMLNIAVGYGGREEIVDAVKEYLGKQAAAGHTLEAAAQQLGPDDISAHTYTADTPEVDFIIRTSGEIRLSGFMLWQSVYSEFYFADVNWPSFRWVDFLRALRDFQGRKRRFGK
- the mutY gene encoding A/G-specific adenine glycosylase, with the protein product MNLPALHAALLGWFSVQRRDLPWRVTDEQGRRDPYRVWVSEVLLQQTQVVRGRVYFERFLTAFPTVQALASAPQEAVLKAWEGCGYYARARNLHRAAQQIVQSGLPSTYEGWRALPGVGPYTAAAVASLAFGEAQAVLDGNVRRVLSRLYAVEEPTPRWAQETADALLDSDHPGEWNEALMDLGATICTPANPRCAECPLSAQCAAFASGDPAQYPAPKKRAAVRQISAVALLIGTAQQAYLEPRTGALLGGLWGLPLEEVGPDEDEAAALLRLTARLGAATGRRLGTAQHSMTHRTLAVTVYAAEADLPLTPVVQRPLPRLDHKLLALDSADRVQPALF
- a CDS encoding glycosyltransferase, which encodes MRIGFVTATYLPSRNGVATSSALFARGLRDLGHEVRIFAPIHPAQQPEEGVYRLPSMSWGAPPDYPLLLWPSRPVVARQPLFDLDIIHTMHPFLSGQLAALWSRRIAAYRKRPVPLVFTAHTQYEQYLHYARVPRRAGTSLMRAHVAAFARQADRVLVPGRAMAQMLALYGYAGEVTTLPNPVDLEVFAAATGKGIRAEYGIPDTAPLVLSLGRLAPEKNLETLLLAFEAARTLRPELRLLVVGDGPSRAALSARAGEGVIFAGGVPYARVPEILAASDVFLTASESEVLPMSMIEALASGAPLVAAHSPAALDLIQDGVNGLLSTADPAALAAALLEALRPGRLPLLRQHARASALSYDVRARSADLLGIYQALLGKER